One region of Planctomycetia bacterium genomic DNA includes:
- a CDS encoding DUF1501 domain-containing protein: protein MLTHNLNLRVSRHGDLTHRRHFIKQVALGTTALGGLSWMDQVRAAAPELRKKGMSCILLFMRGGPSQFETFDPKPNTKTGGPTEAISTAVSGIQIAKGWERTAKLMNELAIIRSMTSKEGNHPRAVYQMHTSYVPSGSIKYPSLGSMVASEIADPTFDLPHYVNIGGGGGQDVAGLGSGFLGMSYAPFMVPDPNRLPQNVELPTGVDGKRLNRRLGLMDALSKDFASQGGQARVVDQKAIYQSASNMILSPKLASFDLSKEKDTVRERYGKTNFGQGCLLARKLVETGVTFVEVSHGNWDTHDDNFTKTSRLSAEVDQGMSALISDLKDRGMLEKTLVIWMGEFGRTPNINARTGRDHYPRAFNVMLGGGGIKGGQVIGSTSADGRDVKDRPVSVTDLFCSFYQALQINPRKENMSGVGRPIKIVDGGTVVKELFA, encoded by the coding sequence ATGCTGACGCATAACCTAAATCTTCGTGTATCTCGACATGGTGATCTGACACACCGCAGACACTTCATCAAGCAGGTTGCACTGGGCACCACCGCACTCGGCGGGCTCTCCTGGATGGATCAGGTACGGGCTGCTGCTCCCGAATTGCGGAAAAAAGGTATGTCCTGCATTCTGCTGTTTATGCGTGGCGGCCCTTCACAGTTTGAAACGTTTGATCCCAAGCCCAACACCAAAACGGGTGGCCCCACGGAAGCCATTTCCACTGCGGTTTCCGGCATACAGATTGCCAAGGGTTGGGAACGCACCGCTAAGCTGATGAATGAGCTGGCTATTATCCGATCCATGACCAGTAAGGAGGGCAACCATCCCCGAGCCGTGTACCAGATGCACACCAGCTATGTTCCTTCAGGTAGCATCAAGTATCCGAGCCTGGGTAGCATGGTGGCCAGCGAAATTGCTGACCCCACGTTTGATCTCCCTCACTATGTCAATATCGGTGGTGGAGGCGGGCAGGATGTTGCAGGCCTGGGTTCAGGTTTCCTCGGTATGAGCTACGCCCCGTTTATGGTGCCCGATCCCAACCGGCTGCCCCAAAACGTGGAACTCCCCACCGGTGTCGATGGCAAACGTCTCAATCGCCGACTGGGTTTGATGGATGCACTCAGTAAAGACTTTGCCAGCCAAGGCGGTCAGGCCCGTGTGGTTGATCAGAAAGCCATTTATCAATCCGCTTCCAACATGATTCTTTCTCCCAAGCTGGCTTCATTTGATCTCAGCAAGGAAAAAGACACGGTTCGCGAACGGTACGGTAAAACCAACTTCGGCCAGGGATGCCTGCTTGCTCGCAAGCTCGTGGAAACCGGTGTCACGTTTGTTGAAGTCAGTCATGGCAACTGGGATACCCACGATGACAACTTCACCAAAACCAGTCGCCTGTCGGCAGAAGTGGATCAGGGCATGTCGGCTCTGATCAGCGATCTGAAAGATCGAGGTATGCTGGAGAAAACTCTGGTCATCTGGATGGGTGAATTCGGCCGTACCCCCAACATTAATGCCCGAACCGGCCGCGATCATTATCCCCGCGCCTTCAACGTGATGCTGGGTGGTGGCGGCATCAAAGGTGGACAGGTGATCGGCAGCACGAGTGCCGATGGCCGCGATGTCAAAGATCGCCCTGTTTCGGTGACTGATCTTTTCTGCTCGTTCTACCAGGCCTTGCAGATCAACCCACGCAAGGAAAACATGAGCGGCGTGGGCCGGCCCATCAAGATTGTCGATGGCGGCACCGTGGTCAAAGAACTGTTTGCTTAA
- a CDS encoding DUF1549 domain-containing protein, with amino-acid sequence MKNYFIRSLSLTCLLALSSSMLFADDSAKTSKSASTDKNYGKKLEKVDVIPQEWKDSKASKLIPSDIDSILNKLQSQEGLKLAARTTDEQFIRRVYLDLAGKLPEPSQIKQFVNDKNKSKRSELIDQLLASDDFNKHWARYWRDVVSMRSTEIRTKANEPKFEAWLADSMRKNTSWIDMTKEMITASGEIRYGPGSDTASKKDSGAGYFLLTHLGAEANVERASDTARVFMGIQIQCAQCHDHPNDIWKREQFHELTAFFARTKDRPVREENRIVGFTIFASIVGEYRMPDKDDPKKTHLTQPKFLTGEKPPRGLDDAERRGMLAKYVTSENNYWFYANMVNRLWGDLMGQSFYNPVDNMGPLMEATYPEVLLKLSQHFKLTGTDIRDLYRLIMNSETYQRQVRLGDTADQHIHFAGNYPSRLSADEIWNALNGALGNLQQPLQRPGFGKNPPAKAVGPAERLARRFGFEGVFKGIFAYDPNSKQDEIESSIAQALMLMNNPTIQGRVRATPESTLGKILKTHTSDKDAVQALYLRVLARTPTAREERISLDYIKRLGKHQDAYEDLFWALLNSAEFQTKR; translated from the coding sequence ATGAAGAACTATTTCATACGCTCACTGAGCTTGACCTGCCTGCTGGCACTTTCCTCCAGCATGCTGTTTGCCGACGACAGTGCAAAAACCAGCAAATCTGCGTCGACCGATAAGAACTACGGCAAGAAACTCGAAAAAGTCGATGTTATTCCTCAAGAATGGAAGGATTCCAAAGCCAGCAAGCTCATCCCTTCCGATATCGATTCAATTCTCAATAAACTTCAGTCGCAGGAAGGACTGAAGTTGGCAGCACGTACCACAGATGAACAATTCATCCGCCGGGTGTATCTTGATCTGGCTGGCAAACTTCCCGAACCTTCCCAGATCAAGCAGTTTGTCAATGACAAAAATAAGAGCAAACGCAGCGAGCTGATCGATCAGTTGCTCGCCAGTGATGATTTCAACAAGCACTGGGCCAGATACTGGCGTGACGTTGTTTCCATGCGTTCCACCGAAATCCGTACCAAAGCCAATGAACCCAAGTTCGAAGCCTGGCTGGCGGACTCCATGCGGAAGAATACTTCCTGGATCGACATGACCAAGGAAATGATCACTGCTTCCGGGGAAATCCGCTACGGCCCCGGAAGCGACACTGCTTCCAAGAAAGATTCTGGCGCTGGCTACTTCCTTTTGACCCACCTGGGGGCTGAAGCCAATGTCGAGCGTGCCTCGGATACGGCTCGCGTCTTCATGGGCATTCAGATTCAATGTGCCCAATGCCACGATCATCCCAACGATATCTGGAAACGGGAACAGTTCCATGAATTGACAGCTTTCTTCGCTCGCACCAAGGACCGCCCGGTACGCGAAGAAAACCGCATTGTCGGGTTCACTATCTTCGCCTCCATCGTAGGTGAATATCGCATGCCCGATAAGGATGATCCCAAGAAAACTCACCTGACACAGCCAAAGTTTCTGACTGGTGAAAAGCCACCTCGCGGACTGGATGATGCTGAACGTCGTGGCATGTTGGCCAAGTACGTCACTTCAGAAAACAACTACTGGTTCTATGCCAACATGGTGAATCGCCTGTGGGGCGATTTGATGGGTCAGTCTTTCTACAACCCCGTTGATAACATGGGGCCACTGATGGAAGCAACTTATCCGGAAGTACTGCTCAAGTTATCACAACATTTCAAACTGACAGGTACCGACATTCGTGATCTCTATCGCCTGATCATGAATTCCGAAACCTATCAGCGCCAGGTCAGGCTGGGCGATACTGCCGACCAGCACATTCATTTTGCAGGCAACTACCCTTCCCGCCTGTCAGCCGATGAAATATGGAATGCACTCAATGGTGCCTTGGGAAATCTGCAACAGCCCTTGCAGCGTCCCGGGTTCGGCAAGAATCCGCCCGCCAAGGCAGTTGGCCCGGCTGAACGACTCGCCAGACGCTTTGGCTTCGAAGGAGTTTTCAAGGGTATCTTTGCCTATGATCCCAACAGCAAGCAGGATGAAATCGAATCAAGCATCGCCCAGGCATTGATGCTGATGAATAATCCCACTATTCAGGGACGTGTTCGAGCAACACCTGAAAGCACCCTCGGCAAGATTCTCAAAACGCACACCAGCGATAAGGATGCTGTTCAAGCTCTCTACCTGAGAGTTCTCGCTCGCACACCCACCGCACGCGAAGAACGAATTAGTCTCGATTACATCAAACGGCTCGGCAAACACCAGGATGCTTACGAAGATCTCTTCTGGGCACTCCTCAACTCGGCTGAATTCCAGACCAAACGCTAA
- a CDS encoding MFS transporter: MQPTFVRYRVLGLMCSLAMITYLDRALNGNAKKPVMEAVGYEEKDYFLLLVAFQVAYALFEIPGGWLGDTYGPRKTLLRIVVFWSFFLGLMALAGLPLLGTGISIGFWALVVIQFLFGAGEAGAFPNISKALYHWFPASQRAFVQGMVWFSSRLMGGLTPFIWIFMTVALGLDWRLTIAIFAALGVLWVGIFYATFKNKPAEHLGTNAAEQELIQQGKKQSSGGHTAVPWKHLFSQPNLWFLCGMYFCTNFGWYFLMYFLPTLMKQSFGVQASTSVGYQLGVALMTGGPFLLGGIACIWGGSLSDKYIRRTGNRAWGRKLFGMLGFAGCSLAYVAAILNQSNPYILIGCLTLVGFSNDLTMGPAWATTQDIGKRYAAIVAGCMNMIGNLGGALSNFLTGLIISHYTLAGGKVEAQGYTWCMTMYAVIFGIGVIFWYLVDAEKPLADD; encoded by the coding sequence ATGCAACCTACCTTTGTTCGCTATCGTGTGCTTGGCCTCATGTGCAGCCTGGCCATGATTACGTATCTCGACCGGGCTCTCAATGGCAACGCCAAGAAGCCAGTGATGGAGGCAGTCGGGTACGAAGAGAAGGATTACTTTCTCCTGCTTGTTGCATTCCAGGTTGCCTATGCCTTGTTCGAAATTCCCGGAGGCTGGCTGGGGGATACCTACGGCCCGCGCAAGACACTGCTCCGCATCGTAGTGTTCTGGTCGTTCTTTCTGGGATTGATGGCACTCGCAGGGCTACCTCTTTTAGGAACCGGCATCAGCATCGGTTTCTGGGCCTTGGTAGTCATCCAGTTTCTCTTTGGTGCTGGCGAAGCCGGTGCGTTTCCGAACATTTCCAAAGCGCTATACCACTGGTTTCCTGCTTCGCAAAGAGCATTCGTTCAGGGTATGGTCTGGTTCTCTTCGCGCCTGATGGGTGGCTTGACTCCATTTATCTGGATCTTCATGACCGTTGCCCTGGGCCTCGATTGGCGACTCACCATTGCCATCTTTGCTGCTCTAGGCGTACTCTGGGTGGGTATCTTTTATGCTACTTTCAAGAACAAACCTGCTGAGCATCTCGGTACCAATGCAGCAGAACAAGAACTGATTCAGCAAGGCAAGAAGCAATCCTCAGGAGGACATACTGCCGTTCCGTGGAAGCATCTGTTCAGTCAGCCAAATTTGTGGTTTCTCTGTGGCATGTACTTCTGTACCAACTTCGGCTGGTATTTCTTGATGTACTTCCTGCCCACCCTGATGAAGCAGAGTTTCGGTGTGCAGGCCAGCACCAGTGTAGGCTACCAGCTGGGCGTGGCACTCATGACGGGTGGTCCATTCCTGCTGGGTGGCATCGCCTGTATCTGGGGTGGTTCTCTTTCGGATAAATACATTCGACGAACTGGTAACAGGGCATGGGGCCGCAAGCTGTTTGGTATGCTCGGCTTTGCTGGGTGCAGCCTGGCCTATGTAGCTGCTATCCTCAATCAATCCAATCCCTACATTCTGATAGGTTGCCTGACATTGGTCGGTTTCAGCAATGATCTGACGATGGGGCCAGCCTGGGCTACCACTCAAGACATTGGCAAACGCTATGCAGCCATCGTCGCGGGTTGCATGAACATGATCGGCAACCTGGGCGGTGCATTGAGTAATTTCCTCACCGGTTTGATCATCAGTCACTACACGCTGGCGGGTGGCAAGGTGGAAGCACAAGGCTATACCTGGTGCATGACCATGTATGCAGTGATCTTCGGGATAGGTGTTATTTTCTGGTATCTGGTCGATGCCGAAAAGCCCCTGGCCGATGACTAA
- a CDS encoding tetratricopeptide repeat protein codes for MNRFAILFQFPDRCIISAVMVLMTITPADAGIHVRGENLAPVVSPADFAKQLRHLRGYGPPDVTMKGVPTPHRTQFLEKVRLLRANPQLTPDEQADLGGYLLYLKQVNPRIPAFEEAVQVLEPAARANPRHFALAANLGTAYQLTGKLDAAERLLQSAVDLAPEDKREMEELHLRLVQRRLRENLPRGAQPDLDLLFGRAAAPFRFVDQSGQWHYGKLAPVEVQKLPQQSPQTATKQIEQLLVWLPDDGRLHWQLAEWFMVIQQQPFALELYKDSVDTFRLSHPQLKQRRALVQEAMYWKSLKDRWGTSKPPEAWLAQSLGQSIAAAINSNSEPLQLMNIASALPPRKQASDLFAGGDNIGDVPEKPAKPFEIQPWHWALIALGVILAIAMLYWQFSEWYRTLSKPRRT; via the coding sequence ATGAATCGATTTGCTATTCTATTTCAGTTTCCAGACCGTTGCATCATCAGTGCAGTCATGGTGCTGATGACAATCACGCCTGCTGACGCAGGTATACATGTCCGTGGTGAAAATCTTGCTCCGGTTGTTTCGCCTGCCGATTTCGCAAAGCAGCTACGGCACCTGCGGGGATATGGCCCTCCTGATGTCACCATGAAAGGCGTCCCCACGCCACATCGCACTCAATTTCTTGAAAAGGTCCGCCTACTGCGAGCCAATCCGCAACTGACACCTGATGAACAGGCTGACCTGGGTGGGTATTTGCTTTACTTGAAACAGGTTAATCCACGCATCCCGGCATTTGAAGAAGCTGTTCAGGTGCTGGAACCCGCAGCTCGAGCCAACCCGCGCCACTTTGCTCTCGCTGCCAACCTGGGAACTGCATATCAGCTGACCGGTAAACTCGATGCTGCTGAACGACTATTGCAATCCGCGGTTGATCTGGCTCCTGAAGATAAACGTGAAATGGAAGAACTTCACCTTCGCCTGGTGCAACGTCGATTGCGGGAAAACCTGCCCCGAGGCGCCCAGCCCGATCTCGATTTGCTCTTTGGCAGAGCGGCTGCTCCATTTCGGTTTGTCGACCAGTCGGGACAATGGCACTACGGCAAACTGGCTCCGGTTGAAGTGCAGAAACTTCCACAACAATCGCCACAGACTGCCACGAAGCAGATCGAACAATTGCTGGTCTGGCTGCCTGATGATGGCAGACTGCATTGGCAACTGGCAGAATGGTTCATGGTTATACAGCAACAGCCTTTTGCCCTGGAGTTGTACAAGGATTCGGTTGACACTTTTCGACTGTCGCATCCTCAATTGAAACAGCGTCGTGCCCTGGTGCAGGAAGCCATGTACTGGAAGTCGCTAAAAGACCGCTGGGGAACTTCCAAACCTCCTGAAGCCTGGCTGGCTCAATCGCTGGGGCAATCCATAGCTGCAGCCATCAATAGTAACAGTGAACCTCTTCAGTTGATGAATATCGCGTCAGCTCTTCCGCCCCGCAAACAGGCCAGTGACCTTTTTGCTGGTGGTGACAACATTGGCGATGTGCCTGAAAAGCCGGCAAAACCATTCGAGATTCAGCCCTGGCATTGGGCTCTGATTGCCTTGGGCGTTATTCTCGCCATTGCCATGCTGTATTGGCAATTTTCGGAATGGTATCGCACTCTCTCCAAACCACGGCGTACCTGA
- a CDS encoding SDR family oxidoreductase yields MSHSLSGHVALITGASRGLGASIASKLAAAGARVVVNYFASPEKAEKLVASIKQVGGQAIALGGDARSEKDIQRIVAETEKAFGPIDILVPNGTGPQPFIKIEDLTWQACLDQLEFFVKSPLLLLQATLPAMKKKRWGRVINIGSEVFEKGVPEFSQYVAAKGAQLGLTRSWAMELAKFNITVNLVAPGWIPTERHANEPQELKDQYAKAVPMGHMGVPDDIGDAVTFLASDAAKFITGQKLSVNGGNTLE; encoded by the coding sequence ATGAGTCATTCCCTGTCTGGTCATGTCGCCCTCATCACCGGTGCCTCGCGTGGTCTTGGCGCATCCATTGCCAGCAAATTGGCAGCAGCCGGCGCCAGGGTAGTTGTCAACTACTTTGCCAGCCCCGAAAAAGCAGAAAAGCTGGTTGCCAGCATTAAGCAGGTGGGTGGACAGGCCATCGCTCTTGGCGGTGATGCACGTTCCGAGAAGGACATTCAGCGAATCGTCGCAGAAACTGAAAAGGCCTTTGGCCCCATTGATATTCTGGTCCCCAACGGTACTGGCCCTCAGCCCTTTATCAAAATTGAAGACCTCACCTGGCAGGCGTGCCTCGATCAACTGGAATTCTTTGTCAAAAGCCCCCTGCTCCTGCTGCAGGCAACCCTACCCGCCATGAAGAAGAAACGCTGGGGTCGTGTTATCAACATCGGTTCGGAAGTCTTCGAAAAAGGAGTACCTGAGTTTTCACAATATGTTGCGGCCAAGGGTGCTCAACTTGGTTTGACCCGCTCCTGGGCAATGGAACTCGCCAAATTCAATATCACGGTCAACCTGGTTGCACCCGGCTGGATTCCCACCGAACGACATGCCAACGAACCGCAGGAATTGAAAGACCAGTATGCCAAAGCTGTTCCCATGGGACATATGGGCGTGCCGGATGATATTGGCGATGCAGTGACTTTCCTGGCCAGTGATGCAGCCAAGTTCATCACCGGACAGAAACTCTCGGTCAATGGTGGCAACACACTCGAGTAA
- a CDS encoding HAMP domain-containing protein: MGETNLERKCRLLFGLATLLLITGSFLWYGWSTAGLAYEQAETASRLAATQALMQAHLKKGIPNELIGLIEQIPDIYIPPDSLLNTAIITRKSTQEDETKIFSYFQAQEASALRHTSAFVNDRYEYRLALRAETACMSCHRTVDPKVEQMGALMGVVRVSIPAREFTDRVHINIAILITTALISALLLSAGSWLIIRYVIVKPVKHLKDVSDAIASGKLNIRSEILTGDEFEDLSHAYNRMLRSLMDKEDELRKLNTDLNRSVDDLAQANLALHTANQLKGDFLATMSHELRTPLSVIIGFSELLNNAALTDKQRKWIENIHSSGKHLLNLLNDVLELAKIEAGKMQVNVQEFNVRDLCESVATIFRQQAESKRLVLDCDVQETLPHVKQDSQKLRQILWNLLSNAVKFTPEGGRIQMVVTDEENDLIVKVIDTGVGIAPEDQEAVFEKFRQTSQVLTREQGGSGLGLSISKELAKLLGGDLTLQSTLGQGTTFTLRIPLQLDDGPGMPEESEVDALQQGTTRELAEIATGS, from the coding sequence ATGGGTGAAACCAATCTCGAACGCAAGTGCCGCTTGCTGTTCGGGTTGGCGACGCTGCTGCTCATCACCGGCAGCTTTCTCTGGTATGGCTGGAGCACGGCAGGGTTGGCTTATGAGCAGGCTGAAACCGCAAGTCGGCTGGCTGCAACCCAGGCACTCATGCAGGCACATCTCAAAAAAGGAATTCCCAATGAACTCATCGGGTTAATTGAGCAGATTCCTGATATTTACATTCCACCCGATTCGCTGCTCAACACAGCAATCATTACCAGGAAATCTACACAGGAAGATGAAACAAAAATATTTTCATACTTTCAGGCTCAGGAAGCATCCGCCTTAAGGCACACTTCGGCATTTGTGAATGATAGATACGAATACCGACTGGCACTCCGTGCTGAAACGGCATGCATGTCGTGTCATCGTACGGTCGATCCCAAGGTCGAGCAAATGGGAGCCTTGATGGGGGTGGTGCGAGTCAGTATTCCTGCCAGGGAATTTACTGACCGGGTTCATATCAATATTGCCATTCTGATAACGACAGCGTTGATTTCAGCATTACTGCTGTCTGCAGGAAGCTGGCTGATTATTCGCTATGTGATTGTCAAGCCGGTGAAGCATCTGAAAGATGTCAGTGATGCCATTGCTTCGGGCAAGCTGAATATCCGCAGCGAGATTCTGACAGGCGATGAATTTGAAGATCTCTCCCATGCCTACAACCGCATGTTGCGCAGCCTGATGGATAAGGAAGATGAACTGCGTAAGCTGAATACCGATCTCAATCGATCAGTAGATGATCTTGCTCAAGCGAATCTGGCGCTGCATACAGCTAATCAGCTCAAGGGCGACTTTCTGGCGACCATGAGTCATGAACTTCGCACGCCACTTTCCGTCATCATCGGGTTCAGTGAACTACTTAACAATGCTGCACTGACAGACAAGCAGCGCAAATGGATCGAGAATATTCACAGCAGCGGCAAGCATCTGTTGAATCTTCTCAACGATGTTCTGGAACTGGCGAAGATTGAAGCAGGCAAGATGCAGGTAAATGTACAGGAATTCAATGTCAGGGATTTGTGTGAGAGTGTAGCGACCATTTTCCGGCAGCAGGCTGAAAGCAAAAGACTGGTACTCGACTGTGATGTGCAGGAAACATTGCCCCATGTCAAGCAGGATTCACAAAAGCTGCGTCAGATTCTGTGGAACCTGTTATCCAATGCTGTTAAATTTACGCCCGAAGGTGGCCGTATCCAGATGGTGGTAACCGACGAGGAGAATGACCTGATAGTCAAAGTTATTGACACGGGTGTTGGCATTGCACCAGAAGATCAGGAAGCAGTGTTCGAGAAGTTCAGACAGACGAGCCAGGTGTTGACCAGGGAGCAGGGGGGCAGCGGTCTGGGGTTATCTATTTCGAAAGAACTTGCCAAGCTGCTGGGTGGAGATCTGACGCTGCAAAGTACCCTGGGGCAGGGGACTACTTTCACCCTGCGGATACCATTGCAATTGGACGATGGACCTGGCATGCCCGAAGAGTCTGAAGTCGATGCATTGCAGCAAGGCACTACCCGCGAACTGGCAGAAATTGCAACTGGTTCGTAA
- a CDS encoding YfcE family phosphodiesterase → MLLGIISDTHNRLERTAKAVHQLQDAGIETLIHCGDISHPDILALFTGWPTYFVMGNNDDDAELRHALTLMNHLNYLHRGDIIELAGKRIAITHGHLYREMQALMMQEPDYMLSGHTHVAHDELTRNIRCINPGALHRASEYSVATLNLLTNQLQFLPVRG, encoded by the coding sequence ATGCTTCTGGGCATCATTTCCGATACGCACAATCGCCTGGAACGGACGGCAAAGGCAGTACATCAACTGCAGGATGCAGGTATCGAAACATTGATCCATTGCGGGGATATCAGTCATCCTGATATCCTCGCGCTTTTTACAGGCTGGCCTACTTATTTCGTAATGGGCAACAACGATGATGATGCCGAGCTCAGGCATGCCTTAACACTGATGAACCATCTCAACTATCTGCACCGAGGCGACATCATCGAGCTGGCCGGCAAACGCATCGCAATCACACACGGCCATCTATATCGGGAAATGCAGGCGCTGATGATGCAAGAGCCCGATTATATGCTTTCCGGGCATACTCACGTTGCTCACGATGAACTAACGCGGAATATACGCTGTATTAATCCGGGGGCATTGCATCGTGCTTCGGAATACAGCGTTGCAACCCTAAATCTGCTTACGAACCAGTTGCAATTTCTGCCAGTTCGCGGGTAG
- a CDS encoding PilT/PilU family type 4a pilus ATPase — protein sequence MSKDPNNIVSPAGEALTPNVEVKKEEPEVNKLFRMVMKYQGSDLHLKVGLPPMMRLHGVIRRMEMRPLTQEDMERLFFPVMKEHYIQTLKETGGADFAYIVGDDECRFRVNLFYQRGKLSLVARRVSGNVPSFEKLGLVIPDHDKIRKEGEPSVFEKLCMLDQGLVLLAGVTGSGKSTTIAAMLNFINRREPVNIVTLEDPIEYVFTDDKAIIHQREVYLDVKDWPTGLKHAVRQDPDIILVGEMRDRETFEAAINAAETGHLVFGTIHASSGPSTLGRILDLFPADMHHAIRQALAFNLKAVICQKLLPCIKEGKGRVPTVEVMLVNPIIRELIIKEKDKQIADAIRICANEGMCDFNDHLRQLVLAGEIDKSVALEVAPNAEALKMALKGIKVMQAGFVS from the coding sequence ATGTCCAAAGATCCGAACAACATCGTTAGTCCCGCTGGCGAAGCACTGACACCCAACGTTGAAGTAAAAAAGGAAGAACCAGAAGTCAACAAACTCTTCCGGATGGTCATGAAGTACCAGGGGTCTGACTTGCACCTGAAGGTGGGCCTGCCCCCGATGATGCGTCTCCATGGCGTGATCCGCCGCATGGAAATGCGTCCTTTGACCCAAGAAGACATGGAACGGTTGTTTTTCCCAGTGATGAAGGAACACTATATACAGACGCTGAAAGAGACTGGTGGAGCTGATTTTGCCTACATTGTGGGTGATGATGAATGCCGTTTTCGTGTTAATTTGTTCTATCAGCGAGGAAAACTATCCCTGGTCGCACGACGTGTTTCCGGCAATGTGCCCTCGTTTGAAAAACTGGGGCTTGTCATACCCGATCACGACAAGATTCGCAAGGAAGGCGAACCTTCTGTTTTTGAAAAACTCTGTATGCTGGATCAGGGCCTCGTTCTGCTGGCAGGTGTGACGGGCTCCGGAAAGTCGACCACGATTGCTGCGATGTTGAACTTCATCAATCGTCGTGAACCCGTAAACATTGTCACCCTGGAAGATCCCATTGAATATGTCTTCACCGACGATAAAGCCATTATCCACCAGCGTGAAGTTTACCTCGATGTGAAGGATTGGCCAACCGGTTTGAAACATGCGGTGCGACAGGATCCTGATATCATCCTGGTGGGTGAAATGCGTGACCGGGAAACCTTTGAAGCAGCCATCAATGCTGCTGAAACAGGCCACCTGGTCTTTGGTACCATCCACGCCTCTTCGGGCCCTTCCACTCTTGGTCGTATTCTCGACTTGTTCCCCGCCGATATGCACCATGCGATTCGCCAGGCGCTGGCATTTAATCTGAAAGCGGTTATCTGTCAGAAACTGCTGCCTTGCATCAAAGAGGGCAAAGGCCGCGTACCGACGGTGGAAGTCATGCTTGTCAACCCGATCATCCGCGAACTGATCATCAAAGAGAAGGACAAGCAGATTGCCGATGCCATCCGCATTTGTGCCAATGAAGGCATGTGTGATTTCAACGATCATCTACGTCAATTGGTGCTGGCTGGCGAAATCGATAAGTCGGTTGCCCTGGAAGTGGCCCCCAATGCCGAAGCCCTCAAGATGGCGCTCAAGGGTATCAAGGTCATGCAGGCAGGCTTCGTGAGTTAA
- a CDS encoding DUF1559 domain-containing protein, with the protein MRQASRRTAFTLIELLVVIAIISLLMALLLPAIQKVREAANKMICQSQMRQIVIGAHNFHNDYNKLPRSGEHLATFGGTTYKTQCFHSPQTMLLPYIEADNIYKQIDLKLRHNEGVNASIAAQGGGFGAVIKTFLCPSQGYRDEVRDAQGYGHSDYAFLPYVEISAANATITGLPAGRYNSAITSSAYPADHYQMYSPGAPDVSPAKSYQLKPSSVIGATINLFHGAARITDTVNADGSSNSIILYEDAGRNQRMWQDPLALAFPPNSYLDPVDNLGRRHWRWGEPDNTSGCSKVINNNRTPIGGPPSNPWVYHDNGPNNEWFSFHPGGANAVFLDGHVAFVSETTSLRVVYSMGTRNGGENYDME; encoded by the coding sequence ATGCGACAAGCATCTCGAAGAACAGCGTTCACCTTGATTGAACTGCTGGTAGTTATTGCGATTATTTCGTTGTTGATGGCGCTCCTGCTGCCAGCTATCCAGAAAGTGCGTGAAGCAGCCAACAAAATGATTTGTCAGTCACAGATGCGCCAGATTGTTATTGGTGCACACAATTTCCACAATGATTACAACAAATTGCCCCGTAGTGGAGAACATCTTGCGACTTTTGGTGGAACCACTTACAAAACACAGTGTTTCCACAGCCCACAGACCATGCTGCTGCCATATATTGAAGCAGATAACATTTATAAGCAAATCGACCTGAAATTACGACACAATGAAGGAGTCAATGCCAGCATCGCAGCACAAGGTGGCGGATTTGGCGCTGTGATCAAGACCTTTCTGTGCCCTTCCCAGGGATATCGTGATGAAGTGCGTGATGCGCAAGGGTATGGACATTCCGACTATGCGTTCCTGCCTTATGTTGAAATCAGTGCTGCCAATGCAACGATCACGGGCTTGCCAGCTGGTCGTTATAACTCAGCCATTACTTCATCAGCGTACCCGGCAGATCACTATCAGATGTACTCGCCAGGCGCTCCTGATGTATCGCCCGCCAAAAGTTATCAACTGAAGCCATCCAGTGTAATCGGCGCTACCATCAACCTCTTCCATGGAGCTGCCAGGATTACTGACACGGTGAATGCTGACGGCAGCAGTAATTCCATTATTCTGTACGAAGATGCTGGCCGTAACCAGCGCATGTGGCAGGATCCTTTGGCCTTGGCCTTTCCACCCAACAGCTATCTTGATCCAGTTGACAACCTTGGACGACGTCACTGGCGCTGGGGTGAACCTGACAATACCTCAGGCTGTTCCAAAGTAATCAACAACAACCGTACTCCGATAGGTGGCCCGCCCAGCAATCCATGGGTTTACCACGATAACGGTCCCAACAATGAATGGTTCAGCTTCCATCCAGGTGGCGCCAATGCAGTGTTCCTTGATGGTCACGTTGCATTCGTTAGTGAAACCACGTCTTTGCGTGTTGTTTATTCCATGGGAACTCGCAACGGTGGTGAAAACTACGACATGGAATAA